A genomic window from Stigmatopora argus isolate UIUO_Sarg chromosome 13, RoL_Sarg_1.0, whole genome shotgun sequence includes:
- the LOC144087417 gene encoding interleukin-1 receptor type 1-like isoform X1, whose product MRMAKSVNVLVMLLVDAAVTLDHYGPAEIYQVMEGHLLLLKCPNVQGPVDSNVTWAREGGPAGATASLPSGVEVRDGILYFLPALTSHNGSYICESTLEKRTLKVNFGVSVLTGLCPPAAEVKTFPTGVRKSLPCKLEHILRLEKSHNIRWLKDCHPVERAISVLKNGLMRLVNVTREDAGTYTCLVDASIDGRNYTSAVSIELDIETNFTFPREPEVIQEKEQVLSVTMGERVELKCSALMDPDNEAFMYWIVNGSFTDTDPELEEWFNQKQGLMYESTLTISRVLPRFLNVSIRCRVQNSQGVKDCFMQLREANNSWFYSGVAVGVASPLLLLLMVFLLCYFKADVVLAYRKISSYFVIPQDADQIPYDALVSAVPVPTTRTRNPAAEFALRTLPGQLEGRHGYRLFIAGRDDGPGEATPDAMAAAVSQCHRLIIVVAPAEEAWKPCNVEERHLTYVQNLGLYDALTHNTPAVILVEIDGPVDYGHLPRSLGFIKRRQGALIWRKNSNNRVFWKKLRVLMPPQRRSSAYFGN is encoded by the exons ATGAGGATGGCTAAGTCAGTGAATGTGCTCGTCATGTTATTGGTCGATGCGGCCGTCACGCTGG ACCATTACGGGCCAGCAGAAATTTACCAAGTCATGGAGGGCCACCTCCTGCTACTCAAATGTCCCAACGTGCAGGGTCCCGTTGACAGTAACGTCACGTGGGCGCGAGAGGGGGGTCCCGCCGGGGCGACGGCGTCTCTGCCCTCGGGCGTGGAAGTCAGGGACGGGATTCTATATTTTCTGCCTGCGCTGACGTCCCATAACGGCAGCTACATCTGCGAGAGCAC GCTGGAAAAGAGAACGCTCAAGGTGAACTTTGGGGTGTCGGTGTTGACTGGGCTTTGTCCTCCGGCGGCTGAAGTGAAGACCTTCCCAACGGGGGTGAGAAAGAGCCTTCCCTGCAAGTTGGAACACATCCTGCGACTCGAAAAAAGCCACAATATACGATGGTTGAAG GACTGTCACCCAGTGGAGCGAGCCATTAGTGTACTCAAAAATGGCTTGATGAGGCTAGTCAATGTGACACGGGAGGATGCGGGGACGTACACCTGCCTGGTGGACGCCAGCATCGACGGCAGAAACTACACGTCGGCGGTTAGCATCGAGCTGGACATCGAGACCA ATTTCACATTTCCAAGGGAACCCGAGGTGATCCAGGAAAAGGAACAGGTTCTCTCCGTGACCATGG GCGAACGCGTGGAACTGAAGTGCTCGGCCTTGATGGACCCCGATAACGAGGCGTTCATGTACTGGATCGTGAACGGGAGTTTTACCGACACGGACCCTGAGCTGGAGGAATGGTT CAATCAGAAGCAAGGTCTGATGTATGAGTCCACCCTGACCATCTCCAGAGTCCTTCCCCGTTTCCTCAACGTTTCCATTCGCTGTCGGGTCCAAAACTCTCAAGGGGTGAAAGACTGCTTCATGCAGCTCAGAGAAG CCAATAACAGCTGGTTCTACAGCGGCGTGGCAGTGGGTGTGGCCTCCCCGCTTTTACTTCTTCTCATGGTTTTCCTGTTGTGCTACTTCAAGGCGGATGTGGTGTTGGCGTACAGGAAGATAAGCAGCTATTTTGTCATCCCCCAAG ACGCAGACCAAATTCCGTACGACGCTTTGGTGAGCGCCGTCCCCGTACCGACGACGAGGACCCGGAACCCGGCGGCCGAGTTCGCCCTGCGGACGCTGCCGGGTCAGCTGGAGGGGCGACACGGCTACCGTCTCTTCATCGCGGGCCGAGACGACGGGCCGGGAGAAG CCACCCCCGACGCCATGGCGGCGGCCGTGAGCCAATGCCACCGGCTGATTATCGTCGTGGCGCCGGCGGAGGAGGCGTGGAAGCCGTGCAACGTGGAGGAGCGCCATCTCACTTACGTACAGAACTTGGGTCTGTATGACGCTTTGACGCACAACACACCTGCTGTCATTCTCGTGGAAATAG ATGGTCCCGTGGATTATGGGCACCTCCCACGGTCTCTGGGTTTTATCAAGAGGAGGCAGGGGGCGCTCATATGGaggaaaaacagcaacaacagaGTTTTCTGGAAAAAGCTGAGGGTCCTCATGCCCCCCCAAAGACGATCATCAGCGTATTTCGGGAACTGA
- the LOC144087417 gene encoding interleukin-1 receptor type 1-like isoform X2, whose product MRMAKSVNVLVMLLVDAAVTLDHYGPAEIYQVMEGHLLLLKCPNVQGPVDSNVTWAREGGPAGATASLPSGVEVRDGILYFLPALTSHNGSYICESTLEKRTLKVNFGVSVLTGLCPPAAEVKTFPTGVRKSLPCKLEHILRLEKSHNIRWLKDCHPVERAISVLKNGLMRLVNVTREDAGTYTCLVDASIDGRNYTSAVSIELDIETNFTFPREPEVIQEKEQVLSVTMGERVELKCSALMDPDNEAFMYWIVNGSFTDTDPELEECNQKQGLMYESTLTISRVLPRFLNVSIRCRVQNSQGVKDCFMQLREANNSWFYSGVAVGVASPLLLLLMVFLLCYFKADVVLAYRKISSYFVIPQDADQIPYDALVSAVPVPTTRTRNPAAEFALRTLPGQLEGRHGYRLFIAGRDDGPGEATPDAMAAAVSQCHRLIIVVAPAEEAWKPCNVEERHLTYVQNLGLYDALTHNTPAVILVEIDGPVDYGHLPRSLGFIKRRQGALIWRKNSNNRVFWKKLRVLMPPQRRSSAYFGN is encoded by the exons ATGAGGATGGCTAAGTCAGTGAATGTGCTCGTCATGTTATTGGTCGATGCGGCCGTCACGCTGG ACCATTACGGGCCAGCAGAAATTTACCAAGTCATGGAGGGCCACCTCCTGCTACTCAAATGTCCCAACGTGCAGGGTCCCGTTGACAGTAACGTCACGTGGGCGCGAGAGGGGGGTCCCGCCGGGGCGACGGCGTCTCTGCCCTCGGGCGTGGAAGTCAGGGACGGGATTCTATATTTTCTGCCTGCGCTGACGTCCCATAACGGCAGCTACATCTGCGAGAGCAC GCTGGAAAAGAGAACGCTCAAGGTGAACTTTGGGGTGTCGGTGTTGACTGGGCTTTGTCCTCCGGCGGCTGAAGTGAAGACCTTCCCAACGGGGGTGAGAAAGAGCCTTCCCTGCAAGTTGGAACACATCCTGCGACTCGAAAAAAGCCACAATATACGATGGTTGAAG GACTGTCACCCAGTGGAGCGAGCCATTAGTGTACTCAAAAATGGCTTGATGAGGCTAGTCAATGTGACACGGGAGGATGCGGGGACGTACACCTGCCTGGTGGACGCCAGCATCGACGGCAGAAACTACACGTCGGCGGTTAGCATCGAGCTGGACATCGAGACCA ATTTCACATTTCCAAGGGAACCCGAGGTGATCCAGGAAAAGGAACAGGTTCTCTCCGTGACCATGG GCGAACGCGTGGAACTGAAGTGCTCGGCCTTGATGGACCCCGATAACGAGGCGTTCATGTACTGGATCGTGAACGGGAGTTTTACCGACACGGACCCTGAGCTGGAGGAATG CAATCAGAAGCAAGGTCTGATGTATGAGTCCACCCTGACCATCTCCAGAGTCCTTCCCCGTTTCCTCAACGTTTCCATTCGCTGTCGGGTCCAAAACTCTCAAGGGGTGAAAGACTGCTTCATGCAGCTCAGAGAAG CCAATAACAGCTGGTTCTACAGCGGCGTGGCAGTGGGTGTGGCCTCCCCGCTTTTACTTCTTCTCATGGTTTTCCTGTTGTGCTACTTCAAGGCGGATGTGGTGTTGGCGTACAGGAAGATAAGCAGCTATTTTGTCATCCCCCAAG ACGCAGACCAAATTCCGTACGACGCTTTGGTGAGCGCCGTCCCCGTACCGACGACGAGGACCCGGAACCCGGCGGCCGAGTTCGCCCTGCGGACGCTGCCGGGTCAGCTGGAGGGGCGACACGGCTACCGTCTCTTCATCGCGGGCCGAGACGACGGGCCGGGAGAAG CCACCCCCGACGCCATGGCGGCGGCCGTGAGCCAATGCCACCGGCTGATTATCGTCGTGGCGCCGGCGGAGGAGGCGTGGAAGCCGTGCAACGTGGAGGAGCGCCATCTCACTTACGTACAGAACTTGGGTCTGTATGACGCTTTGACGCACAACACACCTGCTGTCATTCTCGTGGAAATAG ATGGTCCCGTGGATTATGGGCACCTCCCACGGTCTCTGGGTTTTATCAAGAGGAGGCAGGGGGCGCTCATATGGaggaaaaacagcaacaacagaGTTTTCTGGAAAAAGCTGAGGGTCCTCATGCCCCCCCAAAGACGATCATCAGCGTATTTCGGGAACTGA
- the LOC144087417 gene encoding interleukin-1 receptor type 1-like isoform X3 — MCSSCYWSMRPSRWIIFPYHYGPAEIYQVMEGHLLLLKCPNVQGPVDSNVTWAREGGPAGATASLPSGVEVRDGILYFLPALTSHNGSYICESTLEKRTLKVNFGVSVLTGLCPPAAEVKTFPTGVRKSLPCKLEHILRLEKSHNIRWLKDCHPVERAISVLKNGLMRLVNVTREDAGTYTCLVDASIDGRNYTSAVSIELDIETNFTFPREPEVIQEKEQVLSVTMGERVELKCSALMDPDNEAFMYWIVNGSFTDTDPELEEWFNQKQGLMYESTLTISRVLPRFLNVSIRCRVQNSQGVKDCFMQLREANNSWFYSGVAVGVASPLLLLLMVFLLCYFKADVVLAYRKISSYFVIPQDADQIPYDALVSAVPVPTTRTRNPAAEFALRTLPGQLEGRHGYRLFIAGRDDGPGEATPDAMAAAVSQCHRLIIVVAPAEEAWKPCNVEERHLTYVQNLGLYDALTHNTPAVILVEIDGPVDYGHLPRSLGFIKRRQGALIWRKNSNNRVFWKKLRVLMPPQRRSSAYFGN; from the exons ATGTGCTCGTCATGTTATTGGTCGATGCGGCCGTCACGCTGG ATTATCTTTCCATACCATTACGGGCCAGCAGAAATTTACCAAGTCATGGAGGGCCACCTCCTGCTACTCAAATGTCCCAACGTGCAGGGTCCCGTTGACAGTAACGTCACGTGGGCGCGAGAGGGGGGTCCCGCCGGGGCGACGGCGTCTCTGCCCTCGGGCGTGGAAGTCAGGGACGGGATTCTATATTTTCTGCCTGCGCTGACGTCCCATAACGGCAGCTACATCTGCGAGAGCAC GCTGGAAAAGAGAACGCTCAAGGTGAACTTTGGGGTGTCGGTGTTGACTGGGCTTTGTCCTCCGGCGGCTGAAGTGAAGACCTTCCCAACGGGGGTGAGAAAGAGCCTTCCCTGCAAGTTGGAACACATCCTGCGACTCGAAAAAAGCCACAATATACGATGGTTGAAG GACTGTCACCCAGTGGAGCGAGCCATTAGTGTACTCAAAAATGGCTTGATGAGGCTAGTCAATGTGACACGGGAGGATGCGGGGACGTACACCTGCCTGGTGGACGCCAGCATCGACGGCAGAAACTACACGTCGGCGGTTAGCATCGAGCTGGACATCGAGACCA ATTTCACATTTCCAAGGGAACCCGAGGTGATCCAGGAAAAGGAACAGGTTCTCTCCGTGACCATGG GCGAACGCGTGGAACTGAAGTGCTCGGCCTTGATGGACCCCGATAACGAGGCGTTCATGTACTGGATCGTGAACGGGAGTTTTACCGACACGGACCCTGAGCTGGAGGAATGGTT CAATCAGAAGCAAGGTCTGATGTATGAGTCCACCCTGACCATCTCCAGAGTCCTTCCCCGTTTCCTCAACGTTTCCATTCGCTGTCGGGTCCAAAACTCTCAAGGGGTGAAAGACTGCTTCATGCAGCTCAGAGAAG CCAATAACAGCTGGTTCTACAGCGGCGTGGCAGTGGGTGTGGCCTCCCCGCTTTTACTTCTTCTCATGGTTTTCCTGTTGTGCTACTTCAAGGCGGATGTGGTGTTGGCGTACAGGAAGATAAGCAGCTATTTTGTCATCCCCCAAG ACGCAGACCAAATTCCGTACGACGCTTTGGTGAGCGCCGTCCCCGTACCGACGACGAGGACCCGGAACCCGGCGGCCGAGTTCGCCCTGCGGACGCTGCCGGGTCAGCTGGAGGGGCGACACGGCTACCGTCTCTTCATCGCGGGCCGAGACGACGGGCCGGGAGAAG CCACCCCCGACGCCATGGCGGCGGCCGTGAGCCAATGCCACCGGCTGATTATCGTCGTGGCGCCGGCGGAGGAGGCGTGGAAGCCGTGCAACGTGGAGGAGCGCCATCTCACTTACGTACAGAACTTGGGTCTGTATGACGCTTTGACGCACAACACACCTGCTGTCATTCTCGTGGAAATAG ATGGTCCCGTGGATTATGGGCACCTCCCACGGTCTCTGGGTTTTATCAAGAGGAGGCAGGGGGCGCTCATATGGaggaaaaacagcaacaacagaGTTTTCTGGAAAAAGCTGAGGGTCCTCATGCCCCCCCAAAGACGATCATCAGCGTATTTCGGGAACTGA
- the LOC144087417 gene encoding interleukin-1 receptor type 2-like isoform X4, producing MRMAKSVNVLVMLLVDAAVTLDHYGPAEIYQVMEGHLLLLKCPNVQGPVDSNVTWAREGGPAGATASLPSGVEVRDGILYFLPALTSHNGSYICESTLEKRTLKVNFGVSVLTGLCPPAAEVKTFPTGVRKSLPCKLEHILRLEKSHNIRWLKDCHPVERAISVLKNGLMRLVNVTREDAGTYTCLVDASIDGRNYTSAVSIELDIETNFTFPREPEVIQEKEQVLSVTMGERVELKCSALMDPDNEAFMYWIVNGSFTDTDPELEEWFNQKQGLMYESTLTISRVLPRFLNVSIRCRVQNSQGVKDCFMQLREGGCGVGVQEDKQLFCHPPRRRPNSVRRFGERRPRTDDEDPEPGGRVRPADAAGSAGGATRLPSLHRGPRRRAGRSHPRRHGGGREPMPPADYRRGAGGGGVEAVQRGGAPSHLRTELGSV from the exons ATGAGGATGGCTAAGTCAGTGAATGTGCTCGTCATGTTATTGGTCGATGCGGCCGTCACGCTGG ACCATTACGGGCCAGCAGAAATTTACCAAGTCATGGAGGGCCACCTCCTGCTACTCAAATGTCCCAACGTGCAGGGTCCCGTTGACAGTAACGTCACGTGGGCGCGAGAGGGGGGTCCCGCCGGGGCGACGGCGTCTCTGCCCTCGGGCGTGGAAGTCAGGGACGGGATTCTATATTTTCTGCCTGCGCTGACGTCCCATAACGGCAGCTACATCTGCGAGAGCAC GCTGGAAAAGAGAACGCTCAAGGTGAACTTTGGGGTGTCGGTGTTGACTGGGCTTTGTCCTCCGGCGGCTGAAGTGAAGACCTTCCCAACGGGGGTGAGAAAGAGCCTTCCCTGCAAGTTGGAACACATCCTGCGACTCGAAAAAAGCCACAATATACGATGGTTGAAG GACTGTCACCCAGTGGAGCGAGCCATTAGTGTACTCAAAAATGGCTTGATGAGGCTAGTCAATGTGACACGGGAGGATGCGGGGACGTACACCTGCCTGGTGGACGCCAGCATCGACGGCAGAAACTACACGTCGGCGGTTAGCATCGAGCTGGACATCGAGACCA ATTTCACATTTCCAAGGGAACCCGAGGTGATCCAGGAAAAGGAACAGGTTCTCTCCGTGACCATGG GCGAACGCGTGGAACTGAAGTGCTCGGCCTTGATGGACCCCGATAACGAGGCGTTCATGTACTGGATCGTGAACGGGAGTTTTACCGACACGGACCCTGAGCTGGAGGAATGGTT CAATCAGAAGCAAGGTCTGATGTATGAGTCCACCCTGACCATCTCCAGAGTCCTTCCCCGTTTCCTCAACGTTTCCATTCGCTGTCGGGTCCAAAACTCTCAAGGGGTGAAAGACTGCTTCATGCAGCTCAGAGAAG GCGGATGTGGTGTTGGCGTACAGGAAGATAAGCAGCTATTTTGTCATCCCCCAAG ACGCAGACCAAATTCCGTACGACGCTTTGGTGAGCGCCGTCCCCGTACCGACGACGAGGACCCGGAACCCGGCGGCCGAGTTCGCCCTGCGGACGCTGCCGGGTCAGCTGGAGGGGCGACACGGCTACCGTCTCTTCATCGCGGGCCGAGACGACGGGCCGGGAGAAG CCACCCCCGACGCCATGGCGGCGGCCGTGAGCCAATGCCACCGGCTGATTATCGTCGTGGCGCCGGCGGAGGAGGCGTGGAAGCCGTGCAACGTGGAGGAGCGCCATCTCACTTACGTACAGAACTTGGGTCTGTATGA
- the LOC144086811 gene encoding interleukin-1 receptor type 1-like isoform X1: MTDMKKLTIISTQSCVHVPTFLLASVLMSVGWTRADGEKCHDYGVAFERVFSVPGDAAMLNCTLASPEVFNLSSTSYWVEWYHTETGRRLLNASRRVLLRGETMWLLNITEGHDGYYQCVLRTNASDCFKLSTRLVVNVPTPGQCGRLFKSSQVLTVGVTDTLSCPVGHVLKELRSYGVPASVTWYRGCDVIEDGANNHVYRDRARLKIRDVNPRSNGSYTCTVNFDLNGVAASVSETVEVWVQEDYCFEPQVMQPGNNIVKASPGSRLTRTCQVFVPCIGTVPEHPMVDVLWLDDFGLIPANSSERIFASQTHMWRSDAPHKGVWLETVLTISSVEEDDFLLNLTCRAYSARGLPQARFALQPQEPDDSPFVAFSLGAAVALIVAALLVYLRFKIDIVLFFRSSFAVFYENDGSDGKAFDAYVMSLDPLGCQANVSEGVRRFAFHVLPQVLEEACGYKLFLPGRDGLPGQAMVDSVHDNMKASRRLLLLYGASSFTVDNKLTANNNNNNNETDVCSDPRSRHECALAMHQALVERTLKVVLVELEEVSPTQLALFPESLRHLRKTQGAVRWWKNSGRPKNNHTRWTTCIRAGTAALDPEKADQAARLSPSSRFWKEIRYRMPVRGKRIALPERTPLLKV, encoded by the exons ATGACTGACATGAAAAAGCTGACCATCATCTCCACACAG TCATGTGTCCATGTGCCGACCTTCCTGCTGGCGTCGGTTCTGATGAGCGTTGGCTGGACTCGCGCGGATGGTG AAAAGTGTCACGACTACGGGGTGGCATTTGAGCGAGTGTTCTCGGTCCCGGGCGACGCGGCCATGCTGAACTGCACATTAGCGTCTCCCGAAGTCTTCAATCTATCGTCCACGTCGTATTGGGTGGAGTGGTACCACACGGAGACGGGACGACGCCTCCTCAACGCCAGCCGCCGCGTCCTGCTGCGAGGAGAGACTATGTGGTTGCTCAACATCACCGAGGGCCACGATGGGTATTACCAATGCGTCCTCAG GACAAATGCCTCGGATTGCTTCAAGCTTTCCACCCGCTTGGTCGTGAACGTCCCCACGCCTGGTCAGTGCGGTCGTCTGTTCAAATCCTCTCAGGTCCTCACTGTGGGCGTGACCGACACGCTGTCCTGTCCAGTCGGACACGTCTTGAAAGAGCTCCGCAGTTACGGCGTCCCCGCCTCCGTCACGTGGTACAGA GGTTGCGATGTGATCGAGGACGGCGCCAACAACCACGTCTACCGAGACCGAGCCCGGCTGAAGATCCGAGACGTGAACCCCCGGAGCAATGGCTCCTACACCTGTACCGTCAACTTTGACCTGAACGGCGTGGCGGCGTCCGTGTCCGAGACCGTCGAGGTCTGGGTACAAG AGGATTACTGCTTCGAGCCGCAGGTGATGCAGCCGGGCAACAATATCGTCAAAGCGTCCCCAG GGTCCCGTTTGACACGGACGTGCCAAGTTTTCGTGCCGTGCATCGGCACCGTTCCCGAACATCCGATGGTGGACGTTCTTTGGTTGGACGACTTCGGTTTGATTCCCGCCAACAGCTCAGAGAGGATCTTCGCCTCACAAACGCA CATGTGGCGTAGCGATGCCCCCCATAAAGGCGTGTGGCTGGAAACCGTGCTGACAATTTCATCCGTGGAGGAGGACGACTTCCTGCTCAACTTGACGTGTCGAGCGTACAGCGCTCGTGGCTTACCTCAAGCTCGTTTCGCCTTGCAGCCTCAAG AGCCGGACGACTCGCCGTTCGTTGCGTTTTCGCTCGGTGCTGCGGTGGCCCTGATTGTCGCCGCCCTGCTGGTGTATTTGCGTTTCAAGATCGACATCGTGCTGTTCTTCCGCAGCTCCTTTGCAGTTTTCTATGAAAACGATG GGAGCGACGGGAAAGCGTTTGATGCTTACGTGATGTCTTTGGACCCGCTGGGATGCCAAGCGAACGTTAGCGAGGGAGTGCGAAGGTTTGCTTTTCACGTTCTGCCACAAGTGTTGGAAGAAGCTTGCGGCTACAAACTCTTCCTTCCTGGGCGAGACGGCCTGCCGGGACAAG CCATGGTGGACTCAGTGCACGACAACATGAAGGCCAGCCGCAGACTCCTGCTGCTGTACGGCGCTTCCTCTTTCACGGTCGACAACAAACTCAccgctaacaacaacaacaacaataacgaAACGGACGTCTGTTCGGACCCGCGGAGTCGACACGAGTGTGCGCTGGCCATGCATCAAGCACTCGTGGAGAGAACGCTCAAG GTGGTTCTGGTGGAACTTGAGGAGGTGAGCCCGACCCAACTCGCTCTCTTCCCAGAGTCACTGCGTCACCTGCGCAAGACTCAGGGCGCCGTACGCTGGTGGAAGAACAGTGGCCGGCCTAAGAACAACCACACGAGATGGACCACTTGCATCCGGGCCGGGACCGCCGCACTAGACCCGGAGAAAGCGGACCAGGCGGCCCGTCTCTCTCCTTCGTCCAGGTTCTGGAAGGAGATCCGATATCGCATGCCGGTGAGGGGCAAGAGGATAGCGCTCCCTGAAAGGACCCCCCTCCTTAAGGTCTGA
- the LOC144086811 gene encoding interleukin-1 receptor type 1-like isoform X2, with protein sequence MTDMKKLTIISTQSCVHVPTFLLASVLMSVGWTRADGEKCHDYGVAFERVFSVPGDAAMLNCTLASPEVFNLSSTSYWVEWYHTETGRRLLNASRRVLLRGETMWLLNITEGHDGYYQCVLRTNASDCFKLSTRLVVNVPTPGQCGRLFKSSQVLTVGVTDTLSCPVGHVLKELRSYGVPASVTWYRGCDVIEDGANNHVYRDRARLKIRDVNPRSNGSYTCTVNFDLNGVAASVSETVEVWVQEDYCFEPQVMQPGNNIVKASPGSRLTRTCQVFVPCIGTVPEHPMVDVLWLDDFGLIPANSSERIFASQTHMWRSDAPHKGVWLETVLTISSVEEDDFLLNLTCRAYSARGLPQARFALQPQEPDDSPFVAFSLGAAVALIVAALLVYLRFKIDIVLFFRSSFAVFYENDGSDGKAFDAYVMSLDPLGCQANVSEGVRRFAFHVLPQVLEEACGYKLFLPGRDGLPGQAMVDSVHDNMKASRRLLLLYGASSFTVDNKLTANNNNNNNETDVCSDPRSRHECALAMHQALVERTLKVRWFWWNLRR encoded by the exons ATGACTGACATGAAAAAGCTGACCATCATCTCCACACAG TCATGTGTCCATGTGCCGACCTTCCTGCTGGCGTCGGTTCTGATGAGCGTTGGCTGGACTCGCGCGGATGGTG AAAAGTGTCACGACTACGGGGTGGCATTTGAGCGAGTGTTCTCGGTCCCGGGCGACGCGGCCATGCTGAACTGCACATTAGCGTCTCCCGAAGTCTTCAATCTATCGTCCACGTCGTATTGGGTGGAGTGGTACCACACGGAGACGGGACGACGCCTCCTCAACGCCAGCCGCCGCGTCCTGCTGCGAGGAGAGACTATGTGGTTGCTCAACATCACCGAGGGCCACGATGGGTATTACCAATGCGTCCTCAG GACAAATGCCTCGGATTGCTTCAAGCTTTCCACCCGCTTGGTCGTGAACGTCCCCACGCCTGGTCAGTGCGGTCGTCTGTTCAAATCCTCTCAGGTCCTCACTGTGGGCGTGACCGACACGCTGTCCTGTCCAGTCGGACACGTCTTGAAAGAGCTCCGCAGTTACGGCGTCCCCGCCTCCGTCACGTGGTACAGA GGTTGCGATGTGATCGAGGACGGCGCCAACAACCACGTCTACCGAGACCGAGCCCGGCTGAAGATCCGAGACGTGAACCCCCGGAGCAATGGCTCCTACACCTGTACCGTCAACTTTGACCTGAACGGCGTGGCGGCGTCCGTGTCCGAGACCGTCGAGGTCTGGGTACAAG AGGATTACTGCTTCGAGCCGCAGGTGATGCAGCCGGGCAACAATATCGTCAAAGCGTCCCCAG GGTCCCGTTTGACACGGACGTGCCAAGTTTTCGTGCCGTGCATCGGCACCGTTCCCGAACATCCGATGGTGGACGTTCTTTGGTTGGACGACTTCGGTTTGATTCCCGCCAACAGCTCAGAGAGGATCTTCGCCTCACAAACGCA CATGTGGCGTAGCGATGCCCCCCATAAAGGCGTGTGGCTGGAAACCGTGCTGACAATTTCATCCGTGGAGGAGGACGACTTCCTGCTCAACTTGACGTGTCGAGCGTACAGCGCTCGTGGCTTACCTCAAGCTCGTTTCGCCTTGCAGCCTCAAG AGCCGGACGACTCGCCGTTCGTTGCGTTTTCGCTCGGTGCTGCGGTGGCCCTGATTGTCGCCGCCCTGCTGGTGTATTTGCGTTTCAAGATCGACATCGTGCTGTTCTTCCGCAGCTCCTTTGCAGTTTTCTATGAAAACGATG GGAGCGACGGGAAAGCGTTTGATGCTTACGTGATGTCTTTGGACCCGCTGGGATGCCAAGCGAACGTTAGCGAGGGAGTGCGAAGGTTTGCTTTTCACGTTCTGCCACAAGTGTTGGAAGAAGCTTGCGGCTACAAACTCTTCCTTCCTGGGCGAGACGGCCTGCCGGGACAAG CCATGGTGGACTCAGTGCACGACAACATGAAGGCCAGCCGCAGACTCCTGCTGCTGTACGGCGCTTCCTCTTTCACGGTCGACAACAAACTCAccgctaacaacaacaacaacaataacgaAACGGACGTCTGTTCGGACCCGCGGAGTCGACACGAGTGTGCGCTGGCCATGCATCAAGCACTCGTGGAGAGAACGCTCAAGGTCAG GTGGTTCTGGTGGAACTTGAGGAGGTGA